A window of Poecilia reticulata strain Guanapo linkage group LG23, Guppy_female_1.0+MT, whole genome shotgun sequence genomic DNA:
aaaaaaaaaaagatccccCTATTTACTCTAATATTAGGAGCCAGACTGAACCACAGTTAGTTTTTTCATGATTATTTTCTATTAGATGAAAGCTGTATACGAGCTTGAACTTACACTCGGATGCATTATTTCTGTGTGATACAGATGCAGGTGTGGGACACAGCAGGTCAGGAGAGGTTTCGGACCATCACTCAGAGTTACTATCGCAGCGCTCACGGCGCCATGATTGCCTATGACATCACACGAGGCTGCACCTTTGATTCGGTGGACCATTGGATCAAGGAGGTAGAGCTGTACGGAGCTGCCAATGTCCTCTTGGTGCTAATAGGTGAGTTGGATTTTGACTTTTGTAGCAAATAAATACACTCTGCATGTACAAATAGATTGATTTTGAGCTATGACTTCTTATGTACTTTGGGTAAAAATATACCATGCCACAAAGGTCCGTATCTGTTTAAAGGAAAGGAAAAGCAAGAGAACATAgcgtaacaaaatgttttcaaaaggcTGTTTGAGTGCTTGGTCTTGAACCATACACGCTTGTCAAGCCCAAACGTAAGCAGGATTATGTGTGCTGCCAATATGGCTTCATGTCCGTCTCCATTTAGGTAACAAATGTGACCTGGAGGAGGAACGGGAGGTTCCGTTTGAGAAAGCTTGCAATCTGGCAAAAGAAAGAGGCATACTCGCTGCTTTGGAAACATCTGCTAAGGTAATGCATAGAAGCACGGCTTAGACTCTGAACttttggttgaatttttttatttattattatttaaagcatttcCTCTTTTACAGGAAAGTCAGAATGTGGAGGAAGCCTTCTTGATGATGGCCAAGGAGCTGCTGTCTCGTAACGGCCTCAACGTCCAGCAGGATGAGAACAACGGCATGCCTCGGATCCTCCTCAGAGAGAACTCTCGACCAATCGATGTCAGCATAGGGGCCTACGTTCCTccagagaaagagaagaagtcGTGTTGCTGACGCAGAGAAACTGTGACTGAAGATGCTTGAAGggttttatttatcagaaatGTAGATGAGTGAAAGAAAGCAGAGGAATTCCTGGTTGAAGATCTGTGAGGTCGAGGCATGATGTACTTAGCATCTGCCAGAAGGCAGATGTCAAAGATATGGTGAAGAAATGTTCGTTGTATCTGATCGGAGAGGATTGCTGATGAAGCGTCTTTACTGGAAAGATCTGCGATCAGTGTTCAGGAAGCGCTACAGCCAAACGACCTAATTTCATATCAACTGGTCCATGTTgctaatatttttctaaattaaaaacagtttaaagcaAATACATTTACACCATTGGAAGTCTAACAGTGTGCTAAGTGCTTGGGGTTGTTTTATGGTGCgattttgttaaaatgaagctgaaatgtttttggaagaatatatatatatattttggtcTCTCGCTACACTGTGGATTAAAGTTTCCAAAACAGCTTGCCATACGCAAAACTACTGTGAAATAAGTCTGAATTGATTTCACGACACAGCTGcaaaaagctgtgaaaataaaaatgccataTTTGATCATGAGCAGCTTTCAGCGAACTTTTTCAGCCTGTCAGGAAATTCTGACCTCTGAGGAAAAAATATCTGACGTTTCTAACCCATTGAACACTGAAGGGACACTGTCTGAACACTAGATGGTGCTGTGCTGCACCGCATGATCTGTGGCAACCCGTTAGGGTTGGCTTTGTCTTGTATATAAAAAAGGGAAACGTGATttgaaagaggaaacaaaaacatgtcctAACACAAACAGTTTGCCTCAAAGCCATTTTCTGGAAAAGACATAGTGTATGATtacaataagataaaaaaaagactagaaaaaaaaaactagaaaaagaGGTTATTACTTTTCTGAGACAGTCTCTGGTAAATTTAGCCTCACTAAGATATTCATACATCTATAAATATTTGCTAGATTTggtcatgttttattaataaaattcaaTCTTTCTCTTGGGAGTGGGGTTGTATCATAGACCAACttgatttgtaaataaaaaaactgattttatttatttttttatttccctttgcacaactttgtgttggcctatcataaaacatgtaaaaccatTGGGGGaaattttatacttttggcGACTGTTGCTAATATTCACCAGTATgtgttggggggaaaaaaatcttctccCTTTCCAGCAAGCAATTAATGAACCGTATCAGGCTTGGCTCCGAAatcatttttgtgcttttgattaatacaccagttaaaagtgaaaaatggattttaaatgtATGCTTGAGGCAGAACTGCAGTAAGTACCGGGATTCAGAGtccaaacaacacaaaaaccttgTTTGTAATAGACCTAATGTTTCCGTAATAATTCTCGTGCAGTATCACATCACTATAATAAATGTTATACTGGTCACTCTGAGTCGAGCTTCAGGCAAATTCTCAGTAATGTCCATGTAGGACAAGCTGAGCCAAAATCAGCTTCCTGTCATTTCTCATGGTTGTGCTTTACGCCCAAATTAAATATGTCTACCCATAAAGTTTGCTATTAATCACTCCGGTTTCTtaggaaaacaaataatcagaaaaaatagatccaaatttatttccagaaaacaggcagaaaatgacagacattaatgtggaaaaaaaacaaaaaaaaaacaaatggtaaaataaacaaaaaccaaaaaaagtaCATATCCCGAGCCCAAAGttactgtaaaagaaaaaaagagagtagCTTCAGACTAGGGTTTTGCAACCTAAACAGACTGAATTTGGAATAAGATAAATAGAAATTTAGGTCTCCTTATCAATGCCTTGAAAAACATAACAACTTGACAGTGAAACAGATGAacgttaaaaataaaatgttaaccTCCTGCATGAGTTTTCCGCTACTTAAAAAGGATGTTGCTTACGAATGATTTTACCCCATTGTTGTACTTCACATTACTTTTTCCTCAAACATTTAATCACCCAATCCCACTTTATTAATCTatgttgacctctgacctgcatgTCAATCGTCATGTTAAAATTTCTCTCAGCGTATAACCACACCGGTTCAATTTTAGCTCAGCCTGATGATCTCAAAACcattctccttcttctcctttaTGGGTTGGGGTAGAAGCTGCCCTTGTCCCTCGCCCATATCCCCAATCGCCTCATTCTCTGACCCTCCTTGTCCTTCCTGCCCAGTGTCGTTCCCCTC
This region includes:
- the LOC103459440 gene encoding ras-related protein Rab-19-like encodes the protein MQAPPPEHDDTFDFLFKIILIGDTNVGKTCVLQNFKSGVFSDKQQNTIGVDFTVRTVDIEGKKVKMQVWDTAGQERFRTITQSYYRSAHGAMIAYDITRGCTFDSVDHWIKEVELYGAANVLLVLIGNKCDLEEEREVPFEKACNLAKERGILAALETSAKESQNVEEAFLMMAKELLSRNGLNVQQDENNGMPRILLRENSRPIDVSIGAYVPPEKEKKSCC